The Myxocyprinus asiaticus isolate MX2 ecotype Aquarium Trade chromosome 46, UBuf_Myxa_2, whole genome shotgun sequence genome includes the window TcgtattaaaatgtgttttatgtctTTTCTGCTCTGTTTGTTGTTTGTTCTTAATCGAATCTTGATTAATGTAAACTTTGTTTGCTATTTCTAGAATGCGGAGTTTATTCTCAATAGCGATTGTGCTGCTGGTGGTTTTGACGTTCACTGTTGAAGCCAGCATGAAGAAAAAAGGTTCTCTTTTTTTTCATGACTTAAAATATGATAATGCAAATTACACTCCTTGTATGATAGCATCAATAATCATTTTCTATTTTGTGACAGAAAAGGGTAAAGAGCCCAAAGCAGAGGTGGAGTGCAGTGAATGGCAATATGGGAAATGCGTACCCAACATCGGCGACTGTGGCGCTGGGATTCGGGAGGCGACCTGCAATGAACAAACAAAGAAAACCAAGTGCAAAGTCCCATGTAACTGGAAGAAGGACTTTGGTGGTAAGtagagatagaccgataatcAGTTTGACCGATATTTGTACACTTTTCTACTTAACTGGTCATCGGTACCACCATTTGGTGAGTCTCTTAAGAATAGCATCCATACAACGCCATTACATCACTGTATGTTCAACAGTTCAGAGATAAAGTAACCCAATAAgtacgctgataactaccaaaaatcagcttataaaaatttttaaaaaacgaCAACGCAAGAAAACGATGTAGACttga containing:
- the LOC127436215 gene encoding midkine-B-like isoform X1 gives rise to the protein MRSLFSIAIVLLVVLTFTVEASMKKKEKGKEPKAEVECSEWQYGKCVPNIGDCGAGIREATCNEQTKKTKCKVPCNWKKDFGADCKYKFGRWAECDTTTGTRSRSGTLKKALFNAECQTTIKVSKPCTQKTPKPKGGEKKKGKGKEN
- the LOC127436215 gene encoding midkine-B-like isoform X2, which gives rise to MRSLFSIAIVLLVVLTFTVEASMKKKEKGKEPKAEVECSEWQYGKCVPNIGDCGAGIREATCNEQTKKTKCKVPCNWKKDFGDCKYKFGRWAECDTTTGTRSRSGTLKKALFNAECQTTIKVSKPCTQKTPKPKGGEKKKGKGKEN